The bacterium region TACCGGAGGATCCGAATGGCCCGCATTACGATCGAAGACTGCACCGAACGGGAGCGGAATCGCTTCAGCCTGGTTTCCATGGTTTCAGTGCGAACCAAGCAGCTCATGCGAGGAGCGCGCGCGCTGGTCCGGGCCGGTGAGAACAAGTCGGTTGTCACGGCTCT contains the following coding sequences:
- a CDS encoding DNA-directed RNA polymerase subunit omega gives rise to the protein MARITIEDCTERERNRFSLVSMVSVRTKQLMRGARALVRAGENKSVVTALREVAAGHLLPDQEILEESIKLPDTE